The DNA window AAAAGGAGGTTGAAAAGGAGCTGGAGAATGGGTGAcacactgctgctgcacagacctCCGTGGCAGCCACCTCGCTGCCCAGACATTTTCCTCCACTTGCCAAGCAGGTCATTAATATCTGGGATTATTTTGGCCCCTGGAGTCCCGTAATGCTTTTGTAGTTTGTGCTCACTGTTTTGGGTGTCACACTCAGGTCTCAGTTTTAGGGCAACATGCTGAAATGAATGGGGAAGGGCTGGATTTAATTTAATCAAgtatcaaaaattaaatttcaaataaaagtaCACATGAGAATGCATAATTTTGTCCTTGTAAACATGGGAAAATGCTGTATTGATCCATAAGGGCAGGAGgcttatgtttttctttcacaaattcaaaagaagaaaagcttttttcagTAAGAATCCAATTTTACAGAGAGGGAATAATATGTTACATAGTTGAATCACTTTGAtgtcaattttattttgcaatcaCTTCATAAGATATTCATATAGCCTTTTACATTCCCTTAAAGTGTTCAAGTCTAGGCACAATACAGTATGATCTTAATCTTTACCATAATGATGAATGATAATGAGAACACATAATAAGATTTTACGTGTGcccaaagaaaaatctgctttgccCAAGATGAGAGGAGTTTTGCAGCTCAAATTAATATTATAAAACAGCACAATTTATCAAAATATTAtggattttcttctctgaatcCATTGCAAATCACAATGTCTGCAGCCAATACATGATGAACTATTAGAGTCTGATGGATTCTTTTTGGAAAATCTCTATGAAATATACTTAGttgataaaagtaaaaaaaaaaccacaaacaaacacataaaacaaaaacaaacaaaaacccaaccaaacaaaaaaccaaaccaaaatacaaaaacccccaaattccctTTTCATCTCCTGTCCAACACATTTAAATACTATAAAACTCTAATATTTGAAAGCTCAGTTGCAGCAAATTCTGTAGTGATGCTGTTTACTGTGAAAAGACAGCCTAGTCCAAGGCATAAATATCTTTGTTCAGGTTCCTCAGAACTAATGGATCACGTttgatttctctgaaatttttatGTGCATTGAACATGGTTTATAGCATAATGCTTGCTATATACTTTGTTGTATCCTTTTAATTTAGATTCAGTTTATTCCTCTATTCATGATTTCATAATGTAGTCTAAAAATACATTAGTAAAGTGTGGAATAGTGGAACACCCAGAGGAAAACGGGGTGTGGAAAGTTCATTTTTGCTGTCTGATCCAGCATTCTCATCATATGTTCTACATTTTTACTTGTGTTTAGATACTTAAACATCGTCTCGGTCattggaggtttttaagatgagactggatgtggcccttAGTGCTGTGGTCCagtaaccacggcagtgttggatcaagggttggacttcatgatctcagaggtcttttccaacccggctgattctatgattctatgactcctGAAAGTGCTCTTATTGGAAAGCCTTGTCCAGGCAGCAGTTGTTACAGAGCACGTTTTCTTTCCTGAGACATATGAATAAACCCAAATTATTAAGGAGAGATTGTAGTGCAGTCAAATGAGAACCCATATCGTTGCCTATATCAGACTGTATAAACCTAAATTAACTGCATAAATAAGACTAAATAAATTTGGAAGCTTAGCAATGCGAGGTCTGTCCAGTGCTGGGGTAGAGACCATCTGGCATTGCAGACACCACTTTTATGCAGGGGAGGCAGAGCGGGGATGTTTCCGTACCATAGGGAAGCACTCAAACCTTTAGCTCACATTTGCTGTATCTACACAGTTGCAGCGTTGATCCCTCTTCCCTAATTCATCCGCAGAGCATCACAGCCTTGGTCACAAGCCAAAAAGGGCTTTGTCAGACACTCAGCCGGGCACTAGATCACAGGAACTACCTGCTCCGAGAAGTTTTGTTTGGTTCTGCTGTCGTCACGGAGCAGattaatggagaaaaaggagTGGAAAGAAGCTCTCACTCCAGGAGCTACATCCCTACGAGCAGCCCCTCGCACACGCATGACGCCTGGAAGAAAATGTGCTGGGAAATGGGAGTGCTGCTGTGCAACTGCAACCCCAGCGGTCCAGGGGGATGTCCTAAGGGATTCAAAGATACATGGTTGTGGGACCAGGGCTATATATTTGATCACGCACAGTCTAACTTTAGCCTGCAGAATTTTTGGCGTTTGCCTGCTCATACGCAGTAGTtgtatttaaagcaaaattcctggggtttttttcctctttcatcatGAATAAATTAGCATGAAGGAAGCTGATGGAGCTAATTAGTTCCAAGCAGTGTTAATTTCACTGCTTGGAACTTTTTGTGACTCCATCAGATTGTTCCTTTTTTGCAGcttatgttttaaaatctcttcattCATAGAACCTAATCCTTTATTtctatgtggttttttttcctttttgatccTATATGGAAAACATAATTCCACATAATTCAGAGATAGAAGCTTGTGATGGAAATTACCATGGTTGCAAGAAAGATTTTGCCTTAATGGAGTTGTATTCAACAGAACATTAGCCATGGCAAGATCTGTAGAGAGACATATATCTGAAGGGTGAATTTAGCAACAAAATGTAATCCTGTATcaaactggaaaattaaaacGGTGCTTATGGGAATAAAATGCTTCACCATTAAAGTCAGCCAGAATTGTGCAGGTCCACTCTCGGCCAGTGATTCTCCCTCGTGTCTCATGCTTTCAAACATGACCACACAGATGTGCCTCACAGCTCCCGTGTATTGGTGGCAACTCAAAGCAAGATTTGTGTAGCAGCTACAAACATTAAATAGTTTTGGCAAGTGGCCAATAAAGCTTTTTCACATGCATTTATATTCAGCACCAAATGTCATATTCATCATTatcagaaaaaattaatttatctcaTTTTCTGGGGAGGTGGGGTCTGGGCACACCTACAGACAAGCTCCTTGGCCTCTGTAGAGATGTGAAAAAATCCTCTGTACTATCGTCATGAACTGATAAAAAGGTGACATTGTCACTGCCTGGCCACTGTCTTACCCAGCCCTGTTCCCTCCTGGAAGTACAGTGACTGCAACTCTTTCATGACgcccatctacaagaagggctggaaggaggatctggggatCTACACACCCTTagtctgacctcagtgccaGAGAAGACTAGGGAGCAAatcatcttgagtgccatcacGTGGCACATAgaggacaaccaggggatcaggaCCAGCTAGCATGGGTTTGTGAAAgacaggtcctgcttgaccaacctgatctccttctatgacaaggtgaccCGCTTAGTAGATGCAGAAAAGGCCGTGGATGTTGTCTGCCTTTCCTGTGGattagtaaagcctttgacactgtctcccacagcattctcctggaggAACTGGCTGTTCATGACTTAGATAGGTGCACTCTCACTGGGTAAAAATCTGGCTGAATGGTCAAGCACAGAGAATGGTGATCAATGGAGTTAAATCTAGTTGGTGGCCAGTCACAGGTGGTGCTCCCCAGGACTCAGTGTTGGGGCCAGCATTTTCTGCCCAGTGGAATAGGGCCCAGGGGTGTTGGTCtctgaagggatttaaaagatgtgtccatgtggcacttagggacatggttaTTGGTggaccttggcagtgctgagttaacggttggactcagtgatcttaaagatcttttccaacttaaacaATCGTATGATTTTATGATGTGAGTTACAGCTGAGTCCACTTCCACCAGCAAGATCCTCCAAATCCTTACACTCAAGACCTGTGTAGAAGATGATTAGctggatgaggaaaaaaaacccctttgacTTACTAGCTGCTGTTGTGAATCTTGGATAATGTTTTAGTTATTGCCTGTCCCCACTGACATTACAGCTATGCTGAGATGAGTAAATGACACAAAGGTAGGGAAACCTGCTGGACCTCAAATGTTTTGTACTGGAAACGGAATCTAGCCTCTGCAGCTCATCTGTCTCATTTCttgatttcattattttttctagGCAGGTTTAAGATTCATCTGGTGTGAAAACCACAAGGGGAAACCAGGGCTTAGTTTTCAGTCAGCAGAGCCTTTTTTCAGAAGCTTCCATAAATGTCCTTTTAAATGAAGGAATAGCAAACCTGTAAGCTGGGAAGTAAATCATAAGTCTCTTCCCAAACTGTCTGCTTCTGTTAGGATCCCCTAtcattcagttttatttttctgataatttcTTGGCAGATGATTCTAACAcagatcaattaaaaaaaactcagTTAAAAAACAATCCAGTGTAGTAGAACATGGTTCATCTCTGTAGACGAAACAACCACCTCCACCTTCTGTTTTgaataaattcagattttaactGCAGTGGCCTGGCTTATTTCCAGTTTATAGTAATTCTATTCCATTTACCTGAAATTCTCCTTTTCATACAACTCTGATGAAACGCTTTTAATCTCTCAACTGCCTGCAATGGTTGCAAAGTGCTACAAGAGTGAGAGTGCTTATGGTAGGGACAAGTAAAGTGATTTCTTATAAGGTAGTGGTAAAATTTTCAAGAGTATCCTCCACTGGCACAAATCTGTTTCCCTGGATGAAACATGGAATTTCTACAGACTCCAGTGGGAGCTGAATTAAGCAGAATTAAGTTCTTTATACATCCCAATTCTTGCCCAATATCCTGTATTGATACTTTGAAACCGTTCAGATTATAATTGGCTGGAAAGATAGAATTtagacacaagaaaaaaattaagctggAACGCAAAAGGACAGTATTGTTAAATTAGATCAGTGAGGGTATATGctaaaggaaattttattttcaccatgatggtttgttttggtttcccTTGATGCCACATTTTTGCCTTAAGTTCCTCTGGAAGAGAAGTAGCTTGAAGTGTCCTGTGAAAGTAAAGGAGCAGAGAGATGAAGTTAAAAATGCTTCTTGTATTTCAAGCAGAACTTTGGTACAGCTGTTTGGCAAGCACTGTAAATACTTACAACATTTCACTTCAAGGCTCAGAGGCTTCTTTTATACGCTTATCTCCTCTATTGctccaaaacagcagcaaaacccacACTTCCTATCCACATACAATGCATTACTAACTGAGTCCAGCCTGGAAAACTCCTGTGGGATGTCTTCTGAATGTCCTAACCTCTAGTGCTGAGTCAGAAAGTGGAAGCCATATTCCTCTTTATTCTAGAAGCACTTTAATGACCAGAAGAGGTTTCTTACCCCTGTACCCACAGGCTGTtttaaatgtattcttttttaTTACACTATTTAGATAATTTGCAATCCTTCAATGAAATAAGGAATGTTATAAATATGAGTGTCATCCCACAAAATCATACTTTTTTAAAGCGGCAATTTGGATCATGTTCATGATTTGatgttttccagcaggaaaCTGGCAAGAGGAACTGATGCTCAACTAAAGACTGCAAGTATCCTATTCATCAAAAGACTGAGGACCTTCTGCacatagaagaaaaaactaaaaactATTCTCAAATGATTTAAGAAGCCGGCAAGTAAGAAGAGGTTTATTAATCATTGAGGTCTAACCTGATTTTAACGGGAAGAGATGACGGGGTTTTGCTAACACATGAAACTGGGacagatatttttcagtttttctggaTGGATCTACACCTCCCAGTTTGTTTTGGAGGACGGGGATGAATTTATAAATTCTTGAACAACAGCTTGCTTCTGTTCTAAAGCAATATCTAAAACAGGGTGCACGacaaaaggcaaatgaaattcatatctttttaaattaagataTCCTATCTAATACAAGTAGAACTGTTATGTTattcagagctggaaaatgtCCTGATTTACAGTTCAGATCCAATTAAAAGTTTCATTTCACATCACTCTTTTCCTCATAAGTGAATATCTGAATTGCATGCTAAAAAAAGCAACTGCAGACCTCTTCTATAAACTCAGATACAAGGGgatgatgcagaaaaaaattaagaaaaaagccTTGCTTTGTCCCATTTTTCTAACAGAATGATGTTTTTCCCCAAGAAATCTTAAGCCCAACATCTAATGCACTTCATCAAATGGGATTTAGATTTAGACCTTCTCTTCCAACTCCCATGTGCAAGATTGTTGGAAAGTTACCCTAGGCTTTGCAGAGCAGAGACCTTGGCATCTACTCTGTCCATAACATGCTAACCTCCCCCATCCCATATACACCCACACCCAATCATTCTTCCTCCCACTCCAAACTCAAAAGCAACCGAAAACCTGAACCCTCAGTCCCAGTTTGGTTGCTGGCACTGGTGTTATCTGGCAGCACTGTCCTCCAACGTGTAGAAGCCAACCAAATATGTAGTTAACAGGAATTATGAAAATCAAAAAGTGCAAGGTTCAACTTTTGAAAAGCACATTCATCCTCCACATCAAAGGGCTCATTGATTTGTTGTTGAAGTTATGACCGAAGTGGAGCTAAGTGGgtgaaaaggggagaaaaagatcAAATCTATCTTAGGAGCTGTGTCAAGCACGTACTTTATGGCCCATCCAAAGCTGATCATGAGACAAGTCCtgaatgtaaatatatttaatatgtcTGGGCAAATGTTAGGAATCTATCTGAGGCATATCCTCAAGTGAGAAATAgctctcctttttctttgctcccTTTTGTGTGTCCTTGAACTTTGTATCCCTTGAAATCCCAAGTAACTATTCACATTAATAAAGTGTTAAGGTGTTGACCAGGAAGATTGGCTCTCCTGATTCAGCACTTAAAAAGGGAAACCGCTCTGTTGTTTTAAACCACTTCAACACTCACCATCTCAGTTATTTTCTTATCCCCTTTAAACTTTTGTTAAAATCAACAGGAAGCAATTAAGGTGAGCCTACTACAAAGCAGCCCTCAAGTACGTGGCTGGATCTCTAGTGCAGAATGAAGGTCCATGCCctgaaaatgtaattatatGTATGTGGAAGGAATGGCAGAGCCTATACAACTGGGGTGACCAGTGAGAAAAATACCATCCCAACTTTACTTCAGCAGTGAGATGACCATGGCCAAGACATACATTGCTACCACCACCTTCATGAAGGATGTAGGGGCAACACTAGTTGAACCAACAAGCACATTAGATCAACAATTTTATCTACTTGAGTTAAGAGAcgcaaagggaaggaagaaacaaCTCCCTACTAAGCTGCAAAATTCCCCCTCATCTAACGCCCCTTTGACTCTTGGCAGGTCACTTCCATGatgacagaaaaaggaagtcATGGGAATAGAGATCTAATGACAACAGTGAGAGACAAAGTGAAGTCTTTACACAGGATTTAGCTAATTATATTTGgggcaaatattttttatctaaaaacaaaataaaaaatcatttttaaaagaaaaaatgtatttaaataaaaaacaaaattgtgAAATGTTATGGCACAGAAGTTCAAGACAAGTATAAATCCAGTTGCCACAACTGTTGCGTATTAATGTTGCACATTTTTCTATAAAGGCTTTATTAAAGGTATTTACATGGCAATATGATGTGTAAATATATACAGCAACTGGGGACAACTTTTTCGTTTTGGATTCTCGTATGAAAAATGCcttaaatacaaattttaaaagaaaaaagttgaagAGTTCATCCCCAAGCATGAAGAATGTCCCATCATCCCTTATGTCCAAAGTATCAATTATGAGGCAGTTTTGAGGTTCTGGCCAAACCCTTGGAGAGTCAGCCAAGGTTGTGTAGTCTCAAGTTAAATCCGCACAGCATGCAGTTGCAATAGTTCCATACTCAATGGACTGTGTAGTTCATGAGTGATATTAgaaacagtaatattttatcATAGTTTCAGTCCAGTTTGGGTTATTCTAAGTGATGCCAAGAGTTTCTATGCACAAGAGTTCCTTAGCTGCTCGAGTTTGTGTTTTCAACTGTTCTCTCCTCCGCCTCAACTGCTCTTTCTCTGCGATCAGTCTGTGTTCATCTGACTGGATGGAAGAACGTACTCTGTTGCTTTTTTCAGGATGACAACCTTGGGTGCCTTCTCATTATTGGCCACCTCAGGGTATCTGGTCACGCAAGGCAAAGAAACTCAGCTTCAGCTCATTTCTCCTCTGGCGCTCCAAGACGTTGTGTGTTCGCCTCTTGTCGTTCTCTTCCGAATCTGACGTGCGCGGACTCGAGCATTTTCGGTTGTTGCTGATCTGTTTGAGACTCTGCCACTGTCCAACCTTAGCCTTTTTGCAGCTGGGTATTCACCTTGGTGGAGGGAGGAGCAGCATAATTGTGCTGATGGATGTTGACATGACACCGTTTGAGAACTAGTGTGCTGTGGTGGAGCTACTGTGCTCTTTCTGACGTCTCTGTGCTGGACTCTGTGCTTGATTCGGATTCATTCGCTTCAGCTAATGTAACACATCAatttcctcatcttcctcttgttcttcttctgccagaaaaaaaaattaaaataaattcataagCTGTATGAAGAGACTCTCAAGGCTGCTTTACGCATAAGGAAGGTTACTCTGAACTGCACAGTGAGCAACCAAACGACAAACTCTTCTTAAACCCATGTGACGATGCTGGACATTGCTTTCCCCAAGAGCCTTTCCTTTAAGGAAGCAATACTTCAAGTGCAATAGGACACACTGACTTCGGTCCAAACCCTGGCTCCCTGATTTCAAAAATTGTAGAGATCTTGCGTAATCCCGAGGAGCGCAATGAAAGATAGTAGGAAAGTTTAACCTCGGTTGTCAGCAGTACAGCGCAATAAAGCTCCAAGACTCAAGCTGCCTTAATTATGGATTTAGAGGGCTTTGGCCACGCCTCAAAAGAAAGCTACTTAACACACATATGTattcaaagacattttctgaTTCTCTCTTGATCTGATCTGTTAATTTGTGGAAAATCGGAaggaggtttaaaaaaaaaaaaaaaaaaaaaaaaggaaaaaaaatgaaaaagggaaggCTGTAGCTCTTTGGGTAGAAACTCACTTCCAAACCAGATTTACGAGGGAGCGGAACCCGCTGTCACATACTAAGGAAGCATTCTAAAACTTTCCCAGCCCCATTCACTCCCCTGCAGTCACTTTCACTAGCACCTCCCTGACTACACATTCCCCCCGAGGCTCTCGGGCGGGAGTTAACTCCTTCCCGGCCCACGGGTGGCACTGGGAGTCAGCCTTATCGGGACCCCGTTATGAAAGTTTATCCCTCCTACACCTCCTTTTCtatttccctccccccccccgcccctcccttttctctcctccctcccggAGGAAAACTGGGCTGTTTTTCCAGGAAATAAACTGGCTGGGAGTCTCTCCATTCCTCGCTAAcgtggcatttaaaaaaaaatcccgcGCGGGGAAGGGGGCAGAAGGGTGTGATGAGGGAGACCGAGGGGGGTTCTGACTTCAAGCTGCCCCGCCGGGAGCCCTTTTGGCGCCGCGCGGGTTTCCCACACCCTCCCGGAGCACGCGTGGGTCCCACTCACCCGAGTCGCTGCTGGTCGTGGGCGGCGTGTCGTCGCCCAGCAGGGACGCGGGGCTGGCGCCGGGCGGTGCGGCCCGCGGAGCCCGCTCGCTCAGAGGGTAAGGAAAGACCACCGAGGTGGTCGATGCAGtcggcggcggcagcgcccaGGTCGTGCAGGTAGAGGCTGGCGGAGGCGGTGGGGGACGCGGCCAGGCCCGGTGGCGGTGCCGGCGGCGTGGAGGgcggcgggccggggcgggcggcggggcccccTTCCCGCCGGGCAGCCTGGTAGGACGCCAGCTTCTCTGAGACCCACCTTCTCCAGCTTGGCGGCGGCGGAGAAGCCGCTCCACATGCAGTCCTGGATAATGATGGACTTGACGGTCTCGTCGTCCGGATCGCAGATGAAGCTCTGGTTGACCATGTCCCCCCCGAGGAGCTCGGTCACGATCTCCAGCTGGTCGGCGGtggaggggaagcagaggcGGCGGCCAGGCTGGAGCGGCggctgggggagaggggcgGCGGTGGGCAGCAGCTCAAACTTCTTCCAGATGTCCTCCGACGGGGCGGGGGGCTGCAGCTCGCTGCCCCGCTGCTGCGCCGCCAGGTAGaagttctcctcctcctcctcgaAGTAGAAGTAGGGCTGCACCGAGTCGTAATCGTAATCGTAGTTCTTGCTGGAGAAGCCGGCGCTGAGCGGCATCGCGGCGGCTGGTGCCtgcgggagggagggggagaaggggcgCCCGGGTGAGCCGTGCTCCGCCGCGGGGGTCGGTTTCCCCCAGCTTCGGCGGGGCCACCAGCCCCCGGCGCGCAGCGCTCCCTCTCGGCTCCCCACGCCGTGCCGGCGGGAAGCGCGCAGTCGCgtttagtaattaaaaaaacaattaattattaaaataagaaaggggaaaaaaaaaaaaaaaagaaaggaccCCCCCTTCACCCATTCCAAGTGCGGCGGAAATAAGCGGGCGGCGCGACCTGACATACCGAGGGGTCGGCCTGCCGGCTCCCGGACCACCCTCCCCGCTCCCCTGCAGGAGCTTTCCGCAGCCCGGCCGCCCGGCTCGACTGGGCTCAGCTCGGCTCCTCACCGCCGCCGCGCTCACAGGGGGCACGGCCGCCCGGCACGGAGGTCCTTCCCTCCCGGGACTGCAGCGCCATCCCTATCCCACGTCCCGGGAGCCGGCGGGAAGGGGCGCCGAGAGCCCGGCAGCTTCCAGCCGGGAGCCGGgctgctccctcagccaccCACCTGGGCGTGCTGGCACTGCGCGGGGACAGGCAGCGACCTTGGCAAACTTTACCAAATCTTGTCATACGTACAATATATACccatatatatatgcatataagCAACATATGCAATAACCAGAACCTGCCCGCGCATACGCGAGAAGAAAAtgcttctcccccctcccccctcaaaaattaaattaaaatccGAGCGCAAGAAAAAGGATGGGAACGCCGGAGCCCAGCAGAGGAGAGCGTCCGTCGGGAGGGACCGTCGATATCCAGGTCCGCGGAGCgcagcccctccagcagcccGGGTGTCACCAGCCCGTGTCAGTCCAAATGCCACAACCGCGGGAATCGAGTGATGGGAAGCGCAGAACCCCGCAACTCACCGGCTTCTCCAACGCGCCAGCTGCGAGACGTAGCGAGGCGATTATTGCTGGCGGTGCGGGAACACGAGAGAAAAATAGAtagatgataaaaaaaatacgCAAAAAGAACCACCCGGAAAGGAcggataaaaataataataataaaaaatagataaaacGCCGGGAGAATGTCGGTCTCTTCCTCCCACCACGGCTCGATAAACCCCACGGAGCGGCGGAGCAGCCGCCTCCCGGCGCGGGTCGGTCGCTGGTccggggcggcgcggcgcgCTGGCCGGTACAATAGAAGTTTagttgcttttcctcctttaaagCGCCGGCgaggggcgggcgggagcggccgcggggcgggggcagcACCGGGGGCCcgcgcgctcccgccgcgcgctcccgccccgcccgcccgcccccggccgcGCCACCGCGCGCGCTccgcgctcccgccgcgggAGGGCGCGCTGGGAGGGGGCGGCCACGCTCCCCCAGCTCCGCTCCCGGGCTGCGGAGAGATCTGCGGCCCCGCTTTTACCCCCCGCCTCTGCTGGGCGGgcgggaaggagggagggagctgcgATGTCGCGCTCCACGgcccttttttttattattttactatttttttttccttttactacGAGCTGCGCACGGAGATGTCGGAAGTaaacatagtaaaaaaaaaaaaaaaaaagaattactaGCAGGGATTAAAGGCAGCTCCTCGCGGCTCTCCTCCTCCCGCAGGCGCTCCGGGCAAGGGGAGAGCGCGGTGTCCCCCGCTGGCGGCGGAGGGGGAAGGGGCTTCACCAGCCCCTCGTCCCCCTTGGCGAGGCTCCAGCGCCTCTGGGCGAGCTGGTCCCGCAGCGCAGAGTGGTGGCCGAGGGGCGGCGGGGGAGGCGCGGGCTCCCAGCACAAAGGAGTGTATGTAGCCCGGGCACCCCCCGCCCCGGTCGCCGCTTGATTATCCCGCCTCTGCCGGCGTCTGCAGAGGATTAACCGGGAGAGGGCGGAGGCAGAGCCCCACGGGGGTCAACCTTGCAGCCACTCTCCCTTTGGCGGTCCCCGCGTGTGCCCCCGCCCCGGCTTGTGCCGCCACCGCTCTGACTACCTCCCCCGCCCGGGGTGACCTCCCCTCGTCTCGGCCGTCCCCGAGGGGCGCGGAGCTGCGGCGGCTGCCAAGGCCCGACGGGACGCCCCCTCCTTTCCTACTCCCCATCGCGGGGGGTCCCGCTGCAACCCCGGCCCCGACGAGGCTTTAGCTGCCGGCGACCCTCCCGGGCGGACCCCCTCCCGCATCTTCCGCGCCTACGGTTCCCCTCCGCGCCCCGGGGCAGCCGCCAGCCTCCGGCGAGCTACGCCCCGCGCATCCTGCGCTGGCCTCTGCATTCGATGGTGATAGTGAGGGACACCCCGGTGTGCCCCCCCCCAAATGCTTCCGGGCGGCTGTCCCGTCCGCACCGCGGGCACCCCGCTGGGATGTTCTTTGCCTATATGTATACTTATTCCCCTCTCCAGGTTTTTGCTCAGCACCACACGAGCACAAGCCCTgcgggggggggaaggggggggaaagcgATGGGGAGAGCGGGGCCGCCCCTCGAGGCGGGAGGAGCCCCCCAGTCCTCCCCCGTTCCTCCCCCGCCGGCGTTGGGGGCGGCCCCAGGTTCCCACGGCCGCGGAGCCGCTAC is part of the Chiroxiphia lanceolata isolate bChiLan1 chromosome 1, bChiLan1.pri, whole genome shotgun sequence genome and encodes:
- the MYC gene encoding LOW QUALITY PROTEIN: myc proto-oncogene protein (The sequence of the model RefSeq protein was modified relative to this genomic sequence to represent the inferred CDS: inserted 4 bases in 4 codons; deleted 4 bases in 4 codons; substituted 1 base at 1 genomic stop codon), with the translated sequence MPLSAGFSSKNYDYDYDSVQPYFYFEEEEENFYLAAQQRGSELQPPAPSEDIWKKFELLPTAAPLPQPPLQPGRRLCFPSTADQLEIVTELLGGDMVNQSFICDPDDETVKSIIIQDCMWSGFSAAAKLEKVVSEKLASYQAARREGGPAARPGPPPSTPPAPPPGLAASPTASASLYLHDLGAAAADCIDTSVVFPYPLSERAPRAAPPGASPASLLGDDTPPTTSSDSEEEQEEDEEIDVLHXLKRMNPNQAQSPAQRRQKEHSSSXHSTLVLKRCHVNIHQHNYAAPPSTKXEYPAAKRLRLDSGRXLKQISNNRKCSSPRTSDSEENDKRRTHNVLERQRRNELKLSFFALRDQIPEVANNEKAPKVVILKKATEYVXSIQSDEHRLIAEKEQLRRRREQLKHKLEQLRNSCA